From a single Aquipuribacter sp. SD81 genomic region:
- a CDS encoding HD domain-containing protein, which translates to MTSSPAPGSLADVLVRLGADRPGAEATEADLLARWSEPHRRYHDRRHLAEVVERVERLVGHTEHPDLVRAAAWWHDAVHDGRAGDDERASAALAREQLAGIGVAGRHTQAVADLVLVTADHDPGTPADPDAAVLCDADLGILASPPQRYAQYAADVREEYGHVPDELFAAGRAAVLRRLLSRRLFRSPGAAGWEETARANVGDELRRLLAGSAVPAAT; encoded by the coding sequence GTGACCTCCTCCCCCGCCCCGGGCTCGCTCGCCGACGTGCTGGTCCGCCTCGGGGCGGACCGGCCCGGCGCCGAGGCCACCGAGGCCGACCTGCTCGCCCGCTGGTCCGAGCCGCACCGGCGCTACCACGACCGCCGCCACCTCGCGGAGGTCGTGGAGCGCGTCGAGCGGCTCGTCGGGCACACGGAGCACCCCGACCTCGTGCGGGCGGCGGCGTGGTGGCACGACGCGGTGCACGACGGCCGGGCCGGCGACGACGAGCGCGCGAGCGCCGCCCTCGCCCGCGAGCAGCTGGCGGGGATCGGCGTGGCGGGCCGGCACACGCAGGCGGTCGCGGACCTCGTGCTCGTGACCGCCGACCACGACCCCGGCACGCCGGCCGACCCGGACGCGGCCGTGCTGTGCGACGCGGACCTCGGCATCCTCGCCTCCCCGCCGCAGCGCTACGCCCAGTACGCGGCCGACGTGCGGGAGGAGTACGGGCACGTGCCTGACGAGCTGTTCGCCGCGGGCCGCGCGGCGGTCCTGCGGCGGCTGCTGTCCCGCCGGCTGTTCCGCAGCCCCGGGGCGGCGGGCTGGGAGGAGACCGCGCGGGCCAACGTGGGCGACGAGCTGCGTCGGCTCCTCGCCGGCTCAGCGGTGCCGGCCGCCACCTGA
- a CDS encoding DUF4031 domain-containing protein, with amino-acid sequence MAVLIDPPLWPAHGRAWSHLVSDTSLAELHAFAAAAGVPRRAFDLDHYDVPEELHAALVAAGAHPVGAGDLLRRLRASGLRVTAAERRRASGGGRHR; translated from the coding sequence GTGGCCGTCCTCATCGACCCGCCGCTGTGGCCCGCGCACGGGCGCGCGTGGTCGCACCTGGTGAGCGACACCTCGCTCGCGGAGCTGCACGCCTTCGCGGCGGCGGCCGGCGTGCCCCGCCGGGCCTTCGACCTCGACCACTACGACGTGCCGGAGGAGCTCCACGCGGCGCTCGTGGCCGCCGGCGCCCACCCGGTCGGCGCCGGGGACCTCCTGCGCCGGCTGCGGGCTAGCGGGCTGCGGGTCACGGCCGCCGAGCGGCGCCGGGCCTCAGGTGGCGGCCGGCACCGCTGA
- a CDS encoding molybdenum cofactor biosynthesis protein MoaE has protein sequence MSAPDLPSSPPGPCVVVRAEVSSEPVRAADLAADVAGRAHGAVVTFDGVVRDHDSPGRGRVVLLDYEAHPQAAEVVRAVVADVAALSGAGAVAVVHRVGPLAVGDCALAVAVAAAHRREAFETAAVLVDAVKERLPVWKHQHFADGSDEWVGLGGLA, from the coding sequence GTGAGCGCCCCGGACCTGCCGTCGTCCCCGCCCGGACCGTGCGTCGTCGTGCGCGCGGAGGTGTCGTCGGAGCCGGTGCGCGCGGCCGACCTCGCCGCCGATGTCGCCGGTCGCGCCCACGGCGCGGTCGTCACCTTCGACGGCGTCGTGCGCGACCACGACAGCCCCGGTCGCGGTCGCGTCGTGCTGCTCGACTACGAGGCGCACCCGCAGGCGGCCGAGGTCGTCCGCGCCGTGGTGGCCGACGTCGCGGCGCTCAGCGGTGCCGGTGCGGTCGCGGTCGTCCACCGGGTCGGCCCGCTCGCGGTCGGGGACTGCGCGCTCGCCGTCGCGGTGGCCGCCGCGCACCGGCGCGAGGCGTTCGAGACGGCTGCCGTCCTCGTCGACGCCGTCAAGGAGCGGCTGCCGGTGTGGAAGCACCAGCACTTCGCCGACGGCAGCGACGAGTGGGTGGGGCTCGGCGGCCTGGCCTGA
- a CDS encoding S1C family serine protease produces the protein MTTPSAPTRPSGPAHPSAHPHVGPYAGPYADAYGPHAGAPLPTARPAAARPWYRRPARVAAVSVLGALALTGTTAGAGALALATGDDLAAALATRSVSTDASGPAPEAAVGAVATDGVDWGAVADAVSPGVVAITVRAPDGSGGEGSGVVYDAEGLVLTNNHVVAAARGGGVQVTLFDGRVLDADVVGTDPSTDLAVVRLVNPPEDLAVVPLGESEDLGVGDPVMAVGNPLGLAGTVTTGIVSALDRPVTTQAVGVANGEPVVTDAIQTDAAVNPGNSGGPLVDSTGRVVGINSSIATTGPQSGSVGLGFAIPVDVARAVAASVVEDGSVEHARLGAYLQDATATVADGQWQGTRLGAGLADVVPGSPAEEADLRAGDVVVAVAGEPTTSSEALTARVRALRPGDEVTLTVVRGTEAVEVPVTLAPTEG, from the coding sequence ATGACGACGCCCTCCGCCCCGACGCGCCCGTCCGGCCCCGCCCACCCGTCCGCCCACCCCCACGTCGGCCCGTACGCCGGCCCGTACGCCGACGCCTACGGTCCCCACGCCGGCGCCCCCCTGCCGACCGCCCGGCCCGCGGCCGCCCGTCCCTGGTACCGCCGTCCCGCCCGCGTCGCCGCCGTGTCCGTCCTCGGCGCCCTCGCCCTCACCGGGACGACGGCCGGCGCCGGTGCACTCGCCCTGGCCACGGGCGACGACCTCGCGGCCGCTCTCGCGACCCGGTCCGTCAGCACGGACGCCTCCGGCCCGGCGCCCGAGGCGGCGGTGGGCGCGGTCGCGACCGACGGCGTCGACTGGGGCGCCGTCGCGGACGCCGTCAGCCCCGGCGTCGTCGCCATCACGGTGAGGGCGCCCGACGGCTCGGGCGGGGAGGGCAGCGGCGTGGTGTACGACGCCGAGGGCCTCGTCCTCACCAACAACCACGTCGTCGCCGCGGCGCGCGGCGGAGGCGTCCAGGTGACGCTCTTCGACGGGCGCGTGCTCGACGCCGACGTCGTCGGCACCGACCCCTCCACCGACCTCGCGGTCGTCCGGCTCGTGAACCCGCCCGAGGACCTGGCCGTCGTGCCGCTCGGCGAGAGCGAGGACCTGGGCGTCGGCGACCCCGTCATGGCCGTCGGCAACCCGCTCGGGCTCGCCGGCACCGTGACGACCGGCATCGTGAGCGCCCTCGACCGGCCCGTCACGACGCAGGCGGTGGGTGTCGCCAACGGCGAGCCCGTCGTCACCGACGCGATCCAGACCGACGCCGCGGTCAACCCGGGCAACTCCGGCGGCCCGCTCGTCGACTCGACCGGTCGCGTCGTCGGCATCAACTCCTCCATCGCCACCACCGGCCCGCAGTCCGGCTCGGTCGGCCTCGGCTTCGCGATCCCCGTCGACGTCGCCCGCGCCGTCGCCGCGTCCGTCGTCGAGGACGGCTCGGTGGAGCACGCCCGTCTCGGGGCCTACCTGCAGGACGCGACGGCCACCGTGGCCGACGGGCAGTGGCAGGGCACGCGCCTCGGTGCGGGTCTCGCCGACGTGGTCCCGGGCTCGCCGGCGGAGGAGGCCGACCTGCGCGCCGGTGACGTCGTCGTGGCGGTCGCGGGCGAGCCCACGACGTCGTCGGAGGCGCTCACCGCCCGCGTCCGCGCCCTGCGCCCCGGGGACGAGGTGACCCTGACGGTCGTGCGCGGCACCGAGGCGGTCGAGGTGCCCGTGACGCTCGCCCCGACCGAGGGGTGA
- a CDS encoding sensor histidine kinase, with protein sequence MSAPPATDAPRGSGISLELRLVLVVVVAVAVATTVFGAVLVVAQRGQLVGQVNAQLKQTAPAVAQSVAASIRLERLPAGRTVRAAGDLPSEYVVVAYVQDQESLVEIAPELRSRSEMPDVPLLTAAEARELGEVPFTVGSRQGGLRWQVVTLPSRTAVGDVGSVSVALPLDADDTTKRLLVWTFATGLLVVALAALIGAVAVRRSLMPLTAVEHTAAAIAAGDLTKRVPEGGQDTEVGRLTTALNGMLSRIEESVRQRDASQARMRRFVQDASHELRTPLASIRGFAELHRQGAVPAEEVAGTFGRIEGEARRLGRLVEDLLLLARLDEQRPMRRVEVDVTSLALDAAGDVRALDPERAVRVLTPDGSPLGPAPVQGDPDRLRQVLTNLVGNAVRHTPAGSPVEVVAGTVPGTDGREVALAVRDHGTGVPEADRGRVFDRFARLDASRTRGTGGSGLGLSIVAAIVAAHDGTVRVLDTPGGGATFEVRLPAAPPPAPDRPDGPDGPDGPDGPDGPDGPDGDAPAEADPQTRS encoded by the coding sequence ATGAGCGCGCCCCCTGCCACCGACGCCCCCCGGGGCAGCGGCATCAGCCTCGAGCTGCGGCTCGTGCTCGTCGTGGTCGTCGCGGTCGCCGTCGCGACGACCGTCTTCGGCGCCGTCCTCGTCGTGGCCCAGCGCGGGCAGCTCGTCGGCCAGGTGAACGCCCAGCTCAAGCAGACCGCGCCCGCGGTCGCGCAGTCCGTCGCGGCCAGCATCCGCCTCGAGCGGCTGCCCGCCGGGCGTACGGTCCGCGCCGCCGGTGACCTCCCGAGCGAGTACGTCGTCGTCGCGTACGTGCAGGACCAGGAGAGCCTGGTCGAGATCGCCCCGGAGCTCCGCAGCCGCTCGGAGATGCCGGACGTCCCGCTGCTCACCGCGGCCGAGGCCAGGGAGCTCGGGGAGGTCCCCTTCACCGTCGGCTCACGGCAGGGCGGACTGCGCTGGCAGGTGGTGACGCTGCCGTCCCGCACCGCCGTCGGCGACGTCGGCTCCGTCTCGGTCGCGCTCCCGCTCGACGCCGACGACACGACGAAGCGGCTGCTCGTGTGGACCTTCGCGACGGGTCTGCTCGTCGTCGCCCTCGCCGCCCTCATCGGCGCGGTCGCGGTGCGGCGCTCGCTCATGCCGCTGACGGCCGTGGAGCACACCGCGGCGGCCATCGCCGCGGGCGACCTCACCAAGCGCGTGCCCGAGGGCGGGCAGGACACCGAGGTCGGTCGGCTCACCACCGCGCTCAACGGCATGCTGAGCCGCATCGAGGAGAGCGTCCGGCAGCGCGACGCCTCGCAGGCGCGCATGCGCCGCTTCGTGCAGGACGCCTCGCACGAGCTGCGGACCCCGCTGGCGAGCATCCGCGGCTTCGCCGAGCTGCACCGGCAGGGCGCCGTGCCCGCCGAGGAGGTGGCGGGCACGTTCGGGCGGATCGAGGGCGAGGCGAGGCGGCTCGGCCGGCTGGTCGAGGACCTGCTCCTGCTCGCCCGCCTCGACGAGCAGCGCCCGATGCGACGGGTGGAGGTCGACGTGACGTCGCTCGCGCTCGACGCTGCGGGCGACGTCCGGGCGCTGGACCCCGAGCGGGCCGTGCGCGTGCTCACCCCGGACGGCTCGCCGCTGGGGCCGGCACCCGTGCAGGGCGACCCCGACCGGCTGCGCCAGGTGCTGACCAACCTCGTCGGCAACGCCGTCCGGCACACCCCGGCGGGCTCACCGGTCGAGGTCGTCGCCGGGACCGTCCCCGGCACGGACGGCCGTGAGGTCGCCCTCGCCGTCCGCGACCACGGGACGGGGGTGCCGGAGGCCGACCGCGGCCGCGTCTTCGACCGGTTCGCGCGCCTGGACGCCTCCCGCACCCGCGGGACGGGCGGGTCGGGTCTCGGGCTGTCGATCGTCGCCGCGATCGTCGCCGCGCACGACGGCACGGTCCGGGTCCTCGACACGCCGGGCGGCGGCGCGACCTTCGAGGTGCGGCTGCCGGCCGCACCGCCGCCGGCACCGGACCGTCCCGACGGTCCCGACGGTCCCGACGGTCCCGACGGTCCCGACGGTCCCGACGGTCCCGACGGCGACGCGCCCGCCGAGGCGGACCCTCAGACGAGGAGCTGA
- the moaA gene encoding GTP 3',8-cyclase MoaA, translating to MSAVALGIPAVPRAGTGLPPRPEGEPGLVDTWGRRARDLRVSLTDRCNLRCSYCMPPEGLPWLPGPELLSAEETVRLIGVAVRDLGVEEVRFTGGEPLLRRDLEDLVAATARLRLPDGHAVRTALTTNGVGLDRRAAGLAAAGLDRVTVSLDSLDRERYRAITQRDRLAAVLGGIDAAQAAGLEPLKVNTLVVRGVNEDEVVDLVRWACARGIELRVIEHMPLEAHGTWDRTSLVTAQEVLDRLGTELDLEPVGARGSAPAERWHVREAGRDLGTVGVIASVTRPFCGDCDRVRLTADGQVRSCLFATHGTDLRGLLRAGADDGEVADAWRAELWAKKAGHGIDDPGFVRPDRPMSAIGG from the coding sequence GTGAGCGCCGTCGCCCTCGGCATCCCCGCCGTGCCCCGTGCGGGCACCGGCCTGCCGCCCCGCCCCGAGGGCGAGCCCGGCCTCGTCGACACGTGGGGCCGTCGCGCGCGGGACCTGCGGGTGTCCCTCACCGACCGCTGCAACCTGCGCTGCTCGTACTGCATGCCGCCCGAGGGCCTGCCGTGGCTGCCGGGCCCGGAGCTGCTGTCGGCGGAGGAGACGGTGCGGCTCATCGGCGTCGCGGTCCGGGACCTCGGGGTCGAGGAGGTCCGGTTCACCGGCGGGGAACCGCTGCTGCGCCGCGACCTGGAGGACCTCGTGGCGGCGACAGCGCGGCTGCGGCTCCCGGACGGCCACGCGGTCCGCACGGCCCTCACCACCAACGGCGTCGGCCTCGACCGCCGCGCGGCCGGGCTCGCGGCGGCCGGCCTTGACCGCGTCACGGTGAGCCTCGACAGCCTCGACCGGGAGCGCTACCGCGCGATCACGCAACGGGACCGGCTCGCGGCGGTGCTGGGCGGCATCGACGCCGCCCAGGCGGCGGGGCTGGAGCCGCTCAAGGTCAACACCCTCGTCGTGCGGGGCGTCAACGAGGACGAGGTCGTCGACCTCGTCCGCTGGGCGTGCGCCCGCGGGATCGAGCTGCGCGTCATCGAGCACATGCCGCTGGAGGCGCACGGCACGTGGGACCGGACGTCGCTCGTCACCGCGCAGGAGGTGCTGGACCGCCTCGGCACGGAGCTCGACCTGGAGCCCGTGGGCGCGCGGGGCAGCGCCCCCGCGGAGCGCTGGCACGTGCGCGAGGCCGGCCGCGACCTCGGGACGGTCGGGGTCATCGCCTCGGTCACCCGCCCCTTCTGCGGCGACTGCGACCGGGTCCGGCTCACGGCCGACGGCCAGGTCCGCTCGTGCCTGTTCGCCACGCACGGCACGGACCTGCGCGGCCTGCTGCGCGCCGGGGCGGACGACGGCGAGGTCGCCGACGCCTGGCGGGCGGAGCTGTGGGCGAAGAAGGCCGGGCACGGCATCGACGACCCGGGTTTCGTGCGGCCGGACCGCCCGATGAGCGCGATCGGCGGCTGA
- a CDS encoding ABC transporter ATP-binding protein yields MARVSVDPQPPGPASSPGTRADLRALGRLLRPHTPALAVAGALGLANAAAALAQPLLVREVIGAIETAASVVVPAVWLVVALVVAALLSGVQAYVLQRAGEAVVRETRRRLVGRLLRLPVAELDRRRGGDLLSRVGADTTLLRTVVTSGLVDLASGAVIIVGAVVAMAVVDPFLLAVTLSAVVIGMTGALLVVRRVRAASLAAQAAVGDMTAGVERSLGGVRTIRAARAEEREERTVGRSVAGAFAAGVRLARLQAVLGPVASIAVQGAFLAVLGVGGARVAAGAVSVGDLVAFVLLLFLLVQPLAQGISAIAAVQTGLGALARIEEVLALPVETTGDVVRARDVLAHAPVEVRLDDVRFAYPGEDGTAEGPPVLRGASFTAPAGRRTALVGPSGAGKSTVLALVERFYDVTGGRLLVGGHDVRDLPREELRGATAYVEQDAPALAGTLRDNLLLGRPDATDEELLEVMGRVNLLDLVAQRATGLDTQVGDDGVLLSGGQRQRLAIARALLASPALLLLDEPTASLDARNEAALAAAVAAIGPDTTVLVVAHRLSTVVDADRIVVMDEGRVVAQGTHSELVAASGLYRDLAARQLLV; encoded by the coding sequence ATGGCCCGTGTGAGCGTCGACCCGCAGCCGCCGGGGCCTGCCTCCTCCCCCGGTACCCGTGCGGACCTGCGGGCGCTGGGACGCCTGCTGCGCCCGCACACGCCGGCGCTCGCCGTGGCGGGCGCGCTCGGGCTCGCCAACGCGGCCGCCGCGCTCGCGCAGCCCCTGCTCGTCCGCGAGGTCATCGGCGCGATCGAGACCGCGGCGAGCGTCGTCGTCCCGGCGGTGTGGCTCGTGGTGGCGCTCGTCGTGGCCGCGCTGCTGTCGGGCGTGCAGGCCTACGTCCTGCAGCGCGCGGGCGAGGCGGTCGTGCGCGAGACGCGCCGGCGGCTCGTGGGGCGCCTGCTGCGCCTGCCCGTCGCCGAGCTCGACCGCCGCCGCGGCGGCGACCTGCTGTCGCGCGTCGGTGCCGACACCACCCTGCTGCGCACGGTCGTGACGTCCGGCCTCGTCGACCTCGCCTCGGGGGCCGTCATCATCGTCGGCGCCGTCGTCGCCATGGCGGTCGTCGACCCGTTCCTGCTCGCCGTCACGCTGTCGGCCGTCGTCATCGGCATGACGGGCGCGCTGCTCGTCGTCCGGCGGGTGCGCGCGGCCTCGCTCGCGGCCCAGGCCGCCGTCGGCGACATGACGGCCGGGGTCGAGCGCTCGCTCGGCGGGGTGCGCACCATCAGGGCGGCCCGCGCCGAGGAGCGCGAGGAGCGCACGGTGGGCCGCTCCGTCGCGGGCGCATTCGCCGCGGGGGTCCGGCTCGCGCGGCTGCAGGCCGTCCTCGGCCCGGTCGCCTCCATCGCCGTGCAGGGCGCCTTCCTCGCCGTGCTCGGGGTCGGCGGGGCCCGCGTGGCCGCGGGGGCGGTGTCGGTCGGGGACCTCGTCGCCTTCGTCCTGCTGCTGTTCCTGCTCGTGCAGCCCCTCGCGCAGGGCATCTCGGCCATCGCCGCCGTCCAGACCGGTCTGGGGGCGCTCGCCCGCATCGAGGAGGTCCTCGCGCTGCCGGTGGAGACGACGGGCGACGTGGTCCGCGCGCGCGACGTGCTCGCGCACGCGCCGGTCGAGGTGCGCCTGGACGACGTCCGGTTCGCCTACCCCGGGGAGGACGGCACCGCCGAGGGGCCGCCCGTCCTGCGGGGCGCGTCGTTCACGGCGCCGGCGGGACGCCGCACCGCGCTGGTCGGCCCCTCCGGCGCGGGCAAGTCGACCGTGCTCGCGCTCGTCGAGCGGTTCTACGACGTGACGGGCGGGCGCCTGCTCGTCGGCGGGCACGACGTCCGGGACCTGCCGCGCGAGGAGCTGCGCGGGGCGACCGCCTACGTCGAGCAGGACGCCCCGGCGCTCGCGGGCACGCTGCGGGACAACCTCCTGCTCGGCCGGCCCGACGCCACCGACGAGGAGCTGCTCGAGGTCATGGGCCGGGTCAACCTCCTCGACCTCGTCGCCCAGCGCGCGACCGGGCTCGACACGCAGGTCGGCGACGACGGGGTGCTGCTGTCCGGCGGGCAGCGCCAGCGCCTCGCGATCGCCCGGGCGCTGCTCGCGAGCCCCGCGCTGCTGCTGCTCGACGAGCCCACGGCGAGCCTCGACGCGCGCAACGAGGCCGCGCTCGCCGCGGCGGTCGCGGCCATCGGTCCCGACACGACGGTCCTCGTCGTCGCGCACCGGCTGTCGACCGTCGTGGACGCCGACCGGATCGTCGTCATGGACGAGGGGCGGGTCGTCGCGCAGGGCACGCACTCCGAGCTCGTGGCCGCCTCGGGCCTGTACCGGGACCTCGCCGCCCGTCAGCTCCTCGTCTGA
- a CDS encoding GH1 family beta-glucosidase, giving the protein MVELPQGVVWGAATASFQIEGDRAGRGDTIWDAFCRVPGAVADGTDGDTTCDHVHRYREDVALLADLGVDAYRFSVAWARVQPTGRGDFSAEGLGFYDRLVDELLGAGIEPWVTLYHWDLPLELQHTGGWASRRTVDAFVEYALGVQDALGDRVKRWATHNEPWCAAWLGHGSGVHAPGIRDHALAARATHHLLLSHGRAVAAMRRQDPDAAYGIVLNLDTARAGDGSDEARAALPLYDAVRNTVWLDPLAGRGYPEDAVSLLHPHLAGAVEPGDLEQIATPLDWLGLNYYNDAVFEAGEGAVPTVELVQPGLELVRQVDPGDAGTAMGWPITPDGLTDVLVRLQEEYPVLGPVVVTENGSAWDDDPAAGPDGVVEDPRRVEYLHAHLAALQAARDRGVDVRGYFAWSLLDNFEWALGLSKRFGIVRVDFDTLERTPKRSYLAYRDAIAAARADA; this is encoded by the coding sequence ATGGTCGAGCTGCCGCAGGGTGTCGTGTGGGGGGCCGCCACCGCCTCCTTCCAGATCGAGGGCGATCGCGCGGGCCGCGGCGACACCATCTGGGACGCGTTCTGCCGCGTCCCCGGGGCCGTGGCCGACGGCACCGACGGCGACACGACGTGCGACCACGTGCACCGCTACCGCGAGGACGTCGCCCTCCTCGCCGACCTCGGGGTCGACGCCTACCGCTTCTCGGTGGCCTGGGCGCGAGTCCAGCCGACCGGGCGGGGGGACTTCTCCGCCGAGGGCCTCGGCTTCTACGACCGGCTCGTCGACGAGCTGCTCGGCGCCGGCATCGAGCCGTGGGTGACGCTGTACCACTGGGACCTGCCGCTGGAGCTGCAGCACACGGGCGGCTGGGCCTCGCGCCGCACCGTCGACGCCTTCGTCGAGTACGCGCTCGGCGTGCAGGACGCGCTCGGCGACCGCGTCAAGCGGTGGGCGACGCACAACGAGCCGTGGTGCGCCGCGTGGCTCGGGCACGGCTCGGGCGTGCACGCCCCCGGCATCCGCGACCACGCCCTCGCCGCGCGCGCGACGCACCACCTGCTGCTGTCGCACGGGCGGGCGGTCGCGGCCATGCGTCGGCAGGACCCCGACGCGGCCTACGGGATCGTGCTCAACCTCGACACCGCCCGCGCGGGCGACGGCAGCGACGAGGCCCGCGCGGCCCTGCCGCTGTACGACGCGGTGCGCAACACCGTCTGGCTCGACCCGCTCGCGGGCCGCGGCTACCCCGAGGACGCCGTGTCGCTGCTGCACCCGCACCTGGCCGGTGCCGTGGAGCCCGGCGACCTCGAGCAGATCGCGACGCCGCTGGACTGGCTCGGCCTCAACTACTACAACGACGCCGTCTTCGAGGCCGGTGAGGGTGCGGTGCCGACCGTCGAGCTCGTGCAGCCCGGCCTCGAGCTCGTGCGGCAGGTGGACCCCGGCGACGCAGGCACCGCGATGGGCTGGCCCATCACGCCCGACGGCCTCACCGACGTGCTCGTGCGGCTGCAGGAGGAGTACCCGGTGCTCGGGCCGGTCGTCGTCACCGAGAACGGCTCGGCGTGGGACGACGACCCCGCCGCCGGGCCCGACGGGGTCGTCGAGGACCCCCGACGCGTGGAGTACCTCCACGCGCACCTCGCGGCGCTGCAGGCCGCGCGGGACCGGGGCGTCGACGTCCGCGGCTACTTCGCCTGGTCGCTGCTCGACAACTTCGAGTGGGCGCTGGGGCTGAGCAAGCGCTTCGGCATCGTGCGCGTGGACTTCGACACGCTCGAGCGCACGCCCAAGCGCAGCTACCTCGCCTACCGCGACGCGATCGCCGCGGCCCGCGCGGACGCCTGA
- a CDS encoding WXG100 family type VII secretion target produces the protein MARFEVDSARVDAASAQVRATSQTLSAEVDAMMRHLEDLQGVWRGQAASGFAALSAQWRATQVQVRDSLDQIQLALAQAGRQYAETEAATARMFAA, from the coding sequence ATGGCACGGTTCGAGGTCGACAGCGCGCGGGTGGACGCGGCGAGCGCGCAGGTGCGGGCGACGTCGCAGACGCTGAGCGCGGAGGTGGACGCGATGATGCGGCACCTGGAGGACCTCCAGGGGGTGTGGCGGGGGCAGGCGGCCAGCGGCTTCGCCGCCCTGTCGGCGCAGTGGCGGGCGACGCAGGTGCAGGTCCGGGACTCCCTGGACCAGATCCAGCTCGCCCTCGCGCAGGCGGGCCGGCAGTACGCGGAGACGGAGGCCGCCACCGCGCGCATGTTCGCGGCGTGA
- a CDS encoding MoaD/ThiS family protein has translation MTAVGGDTLQVRWFAGARAAAGTPAETAGAAPEESVRTVLARLAADRPGLGRVLPACSFLLDGVSARADAPVGTATTLDVLPPFSGG, from the coding sequence GTGACGGCCGTCGGGGGCGACACGCTGCAGGTGCGGTGGTTCGCGGGGGCGCGCGCGGCCGCCGGGACGCCGGCGGAGACGGCCGGCGCCGCACCGGAGGAGTCGGTGAGGACGGTCCTCGCCCGACTGGCCGCCGACCGCCCGGGGCTGGGCCGGGTCCTGCCGGCGTGCTCGTTCCTGCTCGACGGCGTCTCCGCGCGAGCGGACGCCCCGGTCGGGACCGCGACGACGCTCGACGTGCTGCCGCCCTTCAGCGGCGGCTGA